One Cololabis saira isolate AMF1-May2022 chromosome 12, fColSai1.1, whole genome shotgun sequence DNA window includes the following coding sequences:
- the renbp gene encoding N-acylglucosamine 2-epimerase — protein MSAVKLEECRQHIRAQLDNVVDFWLKYSHDTEHGGFFTCLGRDGTVYDELKYVWLQGRQVWMYCRLYRTMDRFHRPEILEAAKAGGTFLRKFARVSNSSGQWKCAFCLTRDGKAVKVQRTIFSECFYIMAMDELSRATGDKDMQLEAEQMMEQLIQWVRVDSSGLGRPQLPGDVPTSSMAVPMMLLCLVQQLTEDREPEVVQKYRELGSWCVHQILQHVQRAGTAILENVSADGAELPGCLGRQQNPGHALEAGWFLLQYSEQRGDGDLQRTAIDKFLELPYQYGWDKEHGGLLYFLDVDGHCPTQLEWSMKLWWPHCEALIAFLMAYGKTRKPELLERFFHVYDYTFSHFPDSKSGEWFGYLTQEGKVALDFKGGPFKGFFHVPRCLYMCERMLDDLLQNKD, from the exons ATGTCTGCGGTGAAGCTGGAGGAGTGTCGGCAGCACATCAGGGCACAGCTGGACAACGTTGTGGACTTCTGGCTAAAATACTCTCATGACACTGAACACGG AGGGTTCTTCACGTGCctgggaagggacgggacggtTTATGATGAGCTGAAGTACGTCTGGCTGCAGGGCAGACAG GTCTGGATGTATTGTCGCCTCTACCGAACCATGGATCGCTTCCACAGGCCTGAAATCCTGGAAGCAGCCAAAGCTG GAGGAACTTTCCTGAGAAAGTTTGCTCGCGTGTCCAACAGCAGCGGCCAGTGGAAATGTGCTTTCTGCTTAACACGAGAtggtaaagcagtcaaagttcAGAGGACCATCTTCAGTGAGTGTTTCTACATAATGGCCATGGACGAACTAAGCAGGGCCACTGGTGACAAGGACATGCAG CTGGAGGCCGAGCAGATGATGGAGCAGCTGATCCAGTGGGTTCGGGTGGACTCGTCGGGCCTGGGCCGGCCCCAGCTCCCGGGAGATGTTCCCACCAGCAGCATGGCAGTTCCTATGATGCTGTTGTGTCTGGTCCAACAGCTGACGGAGGACCGGGAGCCAGAGGTGGTGCAGAAGTACCGAGAGCTGGGAAGCTGGTGCGTCCATCAGATTCTACAACACGTCCAG AGAGCTGGCACAGCGATTCTGGAGAACGTGTCCGCGGATGGAGCGGAGCTGCCGGGTTGTCTGGGCCGTCAGCAGAACCCAG GCCACGCCCTGGAAGCAggctggttcctgctccagtacaGCGAGCAGAGGGGCGACGGTGACCTCCAAAGAACCGCCATCGACAAGTTCTTGGAGCTTCCTTATCAGTATGGCTGGGATAAAGAGCACGGCGGCCTGTTGTACTTCCTGGATGTGGATGGTCACTGCCCTACTCAG CTGGAGTGGAGCATGAAGCTGTGGTGGCCTCACTGCGAGGCTCTCATCGCCTTCCTCATGGCCTACGGGAAAACCAGGAAGCCGGAGCTGCTGGAGAGATTCTTTCACGTTTACGATTACACTTTCAGTCAT TTTCCTGATTCTAAAAGTGGGGAGTGGTTTGGATATTTGACACAAGAAGGGAAAGTAGCATTGGATTTTAAAGGGGGCCCCTTTAAAG GGTTCTTCCATGTGCCTCGCTGCCTGTACATGTGCGAACGCATGTTGGACGATCTGCTGCAAAACAAGGACTGA
- the lrif1 gene encoding ligand-dependent nuclear receptor-interacting factor 1, producing MDAVHSGTGVFYQAMPAVGADGKNIMKLIPVQMVNGRFIPTQMSMTQTNSAAQKAVTMNNTSGSVLVAEKEAGSHCTTERFVRNHFSLVNNLPNKVNFVLSNSLNKPPMQKQTSNLTTKVSQMADPSTILGKLIRLPRELPVTVKSPALPRGQYLQIPPNAQVQRVPASELPPAIKEQIFTSSANSSAYSSSPSVVLVSPVTTMRQGVPEPSGSTTRAVKLLPKTPNPTACVPLKGVQPQLRLIPKVSQRPNSPTRWVIEEVDNSSPDNLRPVDSPSSPSEILRSVTEGGNAVRQTISQTIHGKDVQGQENALVVCNGKVFFVGKNGSLTSKSTAARESSEGNKVVFPSPRQQSAAPQTNPELRTLDKSNEVIDLCDDDDDAQEDQLQQASQLDEDNVIFVSYIPPKAESSTAKEVILKTTMGPGEKTTLMTSSGSNRRADVSVGGQSIPIRQDDHANGKSQRSISTQQRDHLEVGATTGSPADPEDRGERAEASAPEPEASAPEPVASAPEPQMLLLSEPCQMSDRLLRNIFGITADVRICLQKIDEAGPGCFSADLLHTESMRLAEDDEEASGLKEKELSFHDIWTDISHDPVNVPSVKVQTEHKVSTSPHASVTPLKSSPSKLNTKHPSRLKENCWSLGQSSLSKTRCSESEPVVSYVEPIDEDFPDENDNPRSQDGPAHPQTQTCRDINASTRRVGRTRKRTMCPCCVPYVLHPVGKSSARFEEPEECTLTADQTSKKAGRPKVPRKDGRTSSRISCVESRSKNSKPHEIQSGDGLEFKRHEQSERLEDILEEKVAQIRKGMS from the exons ATGGACGCGGTTCACAG TGGGACTGGTGTCTTCTACCAGGCGATGCCTGCGGTTGGAGCCGACGGAAAGAACATAATGAAACTGATTCCTGTCCAAATGGTCAATGGGCGGTTTATCCCGACTCAGATGAGCATGACCCAGACAAATTCAGCTGCACAGAAAGCTGTCACCATGAACAATACCTCAGGATCTGTCCTCGTGGCTGAAAAGGAAGCAGGGAGTCACTGTACAACTGAACGATTTGTCAGGAACCACTTTTCCCTCGTGAACAACTTGCCCAATAAAGTCAACTTTGTCCTCAGTAACTCGCTAAACAAGCCTCCCATGCAGAAGCAAACTTCAAATTTAACGACCAAAGTTTCTCAGATGGCAGACCCTTCAACAATTCTGGGGAAGTTGATCAGACTTCCAAGGGAACTTCCCGTGACGGTGAAATCTCCAGCGCTTCCTAGAGGACAGTACCTGCAGATTCCCCCCAATGCACAGGTCCAGAGAGTCCCGGCATCTGAGCTCCCTCCAGCGATCAAGGAGCAGATCTTTACTTCATCAGCCAACTCCTCGGCGTACTCAAGCTCACCCAGCGTGGTCCTCGTGTCACCCGTCACTACCATGAGACAAGGAGTTCCTGaacccagtggctcaacgaccCGTGCAGTCAAACTGCTCCCCAAAACGCCCAATCCGACGGCATGTGTCCCTCTGAAGGGAGTGCAACCACAGCTGAGACTAATACCAAAGGTTTCGCAGAGGCCCAACAGCCCCACCAGGTGGGTTATTGAAGAGGTGGACAACTCCTCCCCTGATAACCTGAGACCTGTTGATTCTCCATCTTCCCCTTCAGAGATCCTTCGATCCGTGACCGAGGGAGGGAATGCTGTCAGGCAGACCATCTCTCAAACAATTCATGGCAAGGATGTGCAAGGACAAGAAAATGCTTTGGTGGTGTGCAATGGGAAGGTGTTTTTTGTGGGCAAAAATGGCAGCTTAACGTCTAAATCCACAGCTGCAAGAGAGAGCTCGGAGGGCAACAAAGTTGTCTTTCCTTCTCCTCGCCAGCAGTCAGCTGCGCCTCAAACGAATCCAGAGCTCAGAACACTAGATAAGTCAAATGAAGTGATTGATCTTtgtgacgacgacgacgacgctCAGGAGGATCAACTTCAACAAGCCTCCCAACTGGACGAGGATAACGTCATATTTGTGTCATATATTCCACCCAAGGCCGAGTCCAGCACGGCAAAAGAGGTGATCCTAAAAACAACAATGGGACCCGGAGAGAAAACAACACTCATGACCTCAAGTGGCTCCAACCGCAGAGCAGACGTTTCAGTTGGTGGCCAAAGCATCCCCATCAGACAAGATGACCACGCCAACGGGAAGAGCCAGCGGAGCATCTCCACCCAGCAGAGAGACCATCTGGAGGTGGGTGCAACAACGGGAAGTCCAGCAGATCCCGAGGACAGAGGAGAACGTGCCGAGGCGAGCGCTCCAGAACCCGAGGCCAGCGCTCCAGAACCCGTGGCGAGCGCTCCAGAACCCCAG atgttgctgctgtCAGAGCCCTGTCAGATGTCAGACCGCCTGCTGAGGAACATCTTTGGGATCACAGCTGATGTGAGAATTTGTCTGCAGAAGATTGATGAAGCAGGACCTGGGTGCTTCTCTGCAGATCTCCTGCACACAGAGTCCATGCGATTGGCAGAAGACGACGAGGAAGCAAGTGGTTTAAAAGAGAAAGAACTCTCTTTTCACGACATTTGGACAGACATTTCCCACGATCCTGTCAATGTTCCTAGTGTGAAAGTGCAAACTGAACACAAGGTGTCCACATCTCCGCACGCAAGTGTCACACCTTTGAAAAGCTCCCCTTCCAAACTTAACACAAAACATCCTTCCAGACTGAAGGAGAACTGCTGGTCTTTGGGCCAGAGTTCCCTCAGCAAAACGCGTTGCTCTGAGTCTGAACCAGTGGTCAGCTACGTTGAACCAATAGATGAGGATTTCCCAGATGAAAATGACAACCCCAGGTCACAGGACGGACCGGCCCATCCCCAAACTCAGACATGCAGGGACATCAACGCCAGCACGAGGAGAGTGGGGCGGACGAGGAAGCGCACCATGTGTCCGTGTTGCGTCCCGTACGTTCTGCATCCTGTCGGGAAGTCCAGCGCAAGGTTCGAGGAGCCCGAAGAGTGCACGTTAACCGCGGACCAGACGAGTAAGAAAGCGGGACGACCGAAGGTCCCGAGGAAAGATGGGAGAACCTCTTCAAGGATCAGCTGTGTGGAGTCCAGAAGCAAAAACTCTAAACCACACGAGATCCAGTCTGGTGATGGTTTGGAGTTCAAAAGACACGAACAGAGTGAAAGACTTGAAGATATCCTTGAGGAGAAGGTGGCTCAAATAAGAAAAGGTATGAGttga